From the Triticum urartu cultivar G1812 chromosome 4, Tu2.1, whole genome shotgun sequence genome, the window cgttttcttctaatcgttccgattctttttttctcttctgattcgttttctagatcggtttttcgtttcatttttttctccgaaaccctagatcggattcgttttcgttttcttttccgatttagtttcctttggaccgttcgccggaccgttcgtcctaacgaacgtgatcaccggattcttctaggttaacgaacgtccgttcgtttaaccgttcttctttttcttttcgtcggatttattccgcgatcgcgatctcagatccgatctttgttctagtttatcttctcgctcgtttatcggaatcaggtgattcaagcgcctggagtttcgtttcgaaaccgccgttccgtctaatcaacttaaacaagtttttgccccggtaaaatttgacctagtttcaacttgctagaaccgagttgttttcttccgccgtttgtttttctgTCGTCTGTTCGGTTcattctttctttgcaaccggagttcttaagttgaacttcctggttcgttctcttgttcgagttttacctgtgcattagatgagtacttattgtgtgcttgttgtttgtgtgcgatagatcacccggattgcgtcgcctgttacttcgattccctaggtctcgcggatcatcagcatggcaagtaacactttgatcatacctttctacaacccatgttttattgcattagatcaatcctttcaccctgcatgattaggatctaattaaattgtgggatgggaagtagatgaggtagtacctattacctgtattactatgaaacctttgggagttacttctacgtttgcttattatgccaagctatgctagtagacgtggattgggtgagtgaaatccatgacagatgtgagttgataattttaatggtttatctaaggtggcaacttaaacacacatctgggtggattgaggcacctgatgtctatcaggacttgcctgttttcttttggaccgccacccaggctcaaagggatcataagatctttcatgctagaaacttccgtgtgcagccacaagccattatgggctctggcatagttgactaagttgtgcgaactcttacagtggtagactagcagatgtaggggatgtaggtgtaccagtctacccgatcgtaaggtgctagcgcttctgaaaggctatgtctcggtcatccgtttctcaaacaccatgtagtgcgagaaatccaacggaggcgatcgagtcttgtggggaaaagtgcgcaaacctctgcagagtgtacaaactaatcatgattagccgtgtccccggttatggacatcttgagtatctagttcttggattatcctgttgatctcatcacgttactttaaatgaatattgttgggttttaatgatgttactttaattgggattgagaatgctgtcaaccattctcgatgtttcacaaccaccatgatagttaaataaacttattcctttggagtagggaaaaactggctttacgcaaaactgtaaccatagagctttccaccagccatatatgcatatactATAGTTGCTgcatttcattactctctatgtgttactttgccagcatattccatgtgctgacccgttttcgggctgcaacttctcatgttgcagacttttcagacgacgattgaggtgttttaggtcgtggttctatactcagtgatgctgttggagttgatggacccatttatcttccgagtcttccgctgttatcgttattagatggccttaagccatatttattgtaataagttctctttgagacaacgatgtaataaatgtgtgattgccactctgctataaatccttcgctgtactgtgtggtgtcagcattactgatccagggatgacaccggagcacagtagacttgatccattcgggtcgggtcgccacaacTTTTTATCCTCCAAGTCTTATATACAGCCATATATACCAACCTTTGGCCTCCTTTGGTCCCATAGGATATAGAAATATCATAGAAATAGAAAAAATATAGAAAAAGAGATGACATGCATCTGAATTCGTATAgggaaagagatgccatttgatgcataggaAATAAAATTTTCATTGAGTCTATGCTactatttttttttgaaatgtgAAGCATTGGTTCCTCTTCTACGTAGGAATAGAAATCCATGCCTACAAACCAGATGACTTTAAAGGACTTTTCCTACAAAAATCTTATAGAATTCCTATGGTTTATCTGTcacaaaaaaaatcctatgatttATATAGGGTAGAAAGATCATATGTGAAATTCCttcaaaccaaaggaggccttggATGCTCGGGGAAAATTCGGCTCGGGAGGTTCGGTTGTGGGCTTCATCCTATCGCCCAGACATGCATCATGTATGTTTAGTGATAGATTAGAGTTTGAGATATCTTTTTATCCTCGAATGCAATATCCAACAAATTTAACATACTTGTCTCGGTTCATATCCAAGTAAAATTTCATAAAAATAAACATCATTTTCACATGCAATTTCTTTCTTGCGTTCATTTATAAAGTGTATATATATGTACAACAGACCTCAGGGACAGGGAGGCATGCTAAGACATAAAAAATTATTAGCCACATGTTTGCTCATGCTTGCACATTCATAAAATTTTTATACTACCTTTTCTGCAGTCATCTTCCTGCCAGAATTACAGTGCGTACGACCGTACGAGCTGTGCTCTCTCACATGGACTTGAGAAGGTCGGAGACGGCCTGGCCTTCAGCGAGCGTGACGATGTTGGGGGAGTCCATGGCCACGACGTCCTGCGTGGCGTACCCGTCCTCGCCGCGGACGAGCTGCTCGCTGCCGCGCGAGACCATCCCCGGCAGGATCAGCGTCCTGTGCAGCCCCGGGAGGAGCTTCTCGCGGTCGGTGTCCCCGGTCTCGCCGACGAGCACCGCCACCTTGGCGAGGTCGATGCCCCACTGTATCGACAGGTACCTGCACATCCATCCATCCAGAAATTGGTTTGATTGATCAGAGACGAAACTGTTCAGACACTGAACCATCTGACATGAACGAGAGTTTGATTGATCTGAAATGAATCCCCATCTTCTTCACCTCAAGGCGCGTGGGCGGGAAGCGGAGAGAGGGATGACGTTGAGGCGCGTGCAGGCGCGCGTGTAGACGAGGTTGCACCGGAACCCGCGCATCCGCAGCGCCTGCCTGATCGAATCCACCTTCTTCACCTGCACGAAAAGCTCATCAGAGGCGTGCCCACGGCGGAGGACCGGCCGGTCTACTCTGGCAGTGCTCTGCTGACCTTGGACGCGTCGGTGGCGGCGTAGGCGTGGCAGTGCAGGGAGCCGGCGGACACATCGACGGCGAGGTCGGACGCCTGCGCGTCCTCGGCCTTCCCGAGCCTCGGCACGACGGTTTTCACGTGGTCGCCGGGCCACCGGAACGCCACGTGGCCCGAGTACTCCTCGTCGGCCGTGAGCTCCTTCCACGGGTAGCATATCTCCGCGCCGCTGCTGCAAATCAGCGCGTCGAAGCCGGCCGGGTCGGCGCCGCAGGCCTTGAGCGTCTCCGCGGCCTCGGGGATGGTCATGCCGGTCGAGAGCACGTACCCCTGCCGCCCGCCCGCGCCGTCACCGGCCGACATCGCCGCGTCGATGGCTTTCTTGAGCTGCTCGACGTCGGGCTTGCCGTCGTCGCCGTAGCAGTCGACGGCGACGACGAGGAGGCTCTGCCTCCTGCCGGGCGCGAAGCCCAACGCCCTGCCGGAGCCCTCGCGCCGGTCGGCCGCCGGGCGGCGGCGTAGGGCGTCCATGATCAGCGCGGCGGAGTCCCCGGCATTGAGGTCGCTGGAGGCGTCCACGGAGATCTGGAGCGAGAGGCCGCGGAGCGAGTCCGAGAGGGAGTCGCCGCCGCCCATGCTCGGCGAGGCGGCCGGGACGCCAGGGACGCGGAGGCGCTGGTGCGGCGACGGGTGGTCGCAGTAGGCGGCGACGTGGGAGAGGTAGAGGCGGCAGTGGTGCGGCCAGGAGAAGCGGTGGATGTTGCGCAGGCCGTTGCGGCGGCTCTCCAGCCACTGCCCCTTGTCGGCGAGCAGGCTGAGCAGCGCGCCGGTGATGGCCTCGGCGGAGTGCGGGTCCACCAGCAGGCCGTTGTGAAGCGCCTTGAGGATGTCCACCGGCCCGCCGTTCTTGGTTGCCACCACGGGCAGACCATAAGCGGCGGCCTATCAAAGCAGCAAGACCAGAGAATTCTCATCGGCAACGAATTTGTGAATGGTCATGTCGCATCCATCTCACAGAAATATAACCCGATGGATCTTGTTCTTACCTCGATGATTGTGAGGCCGAACGGCTCTACAAGAGCCGGGTTGATGAACACTCCCTGCGAGTTAAAACATGTCAGATATGTGGGCATAGTGGAGGGGGAAATATGGCGGGgactttttcaaaattttgtaCTACCTTGGTCTTGGCGGCGAGGCGGTAGATGTGAGGCACGTCCGTCTGCTTGTGGTGCTTGGGATAAGCCACCTGGCCGTAGAGGTCGTAGCGGTCGATGAGCTTCAGCACCGCCGTCAGCACCGTGCCGCCACCGCCGGCCATGTCGTCGATGTCGTCTCTGTTCCCCAGTATCAGCGTCTGCATCCATTTCCATTGCAGAGGATCAAACAAGTGAATTCGCTCTGCCGTTCCGATCATCACAACTGGAGTATAATAGAATGTAGGTTACCAGGTTGGCGAGCTCCCGGAGCTTCCGGCTCTCGCCGTACGCCTTGAGCAGCGTGGTGACATTCTTCTTGGGGTCCGGCCGCGACAGCGCCAAGATCATCGGCTTGTGCGGGTTGGTGAAGAACCTCAGCACCTCTGACCAAATGGGGGGCAGAGCCTTGTTGGCCTTGACGGGGTCGATGAGCATCTGGAGGTCGGCGCCGTCCCCGTCGGCGGTGTCCTGGGTGTCGACGAAGCTGAAGTCCATGCCGGGCGGGATGACGGCCATGCGCGGCATGTAGCGGCCGAGGCTGCTGACGCCGCGACGCTGGCGGACGCGGAGCTTGCGCTCCACCATGAGGTCGAAGCCGTCGTAGAGGCCCCACTGCTCCTCGATCTCCTGCTTGGTGCTGGTGACCACCATCTCCGCCGTGTCCAGCCCGGTCTCCTCCGCCTCGATCCGCCGCGCGATCTTGTACGTGCCCTGGATCTCGGGCCCGTGCATGCGGCCCAGCTTGAGCAGCTGCTCCAGCTTGTTCCGCCCCAGCGAGTGGCCCGTCATCACCATGGGCACGTTGAGCGCGCTCGCGAGGTTCGCCGCCACCTCCGCCGCGTCCGCGTAGTGCCCGTGGATCACGTACGGCCACACCGGCGCCGCCAGCGCCGTCGCCGGGGCGTCGCTGGGCGGCGGCTGGAGCTGCTCGCCCAGCGCACGCGCCACGTTGGTGACGTGCGAGAGCGCGCGGTCCACGAACTCGGGGATGTGCGGCCACAGCTCCTCCTTGGGAATGTACTGGTCGCGTGGCCCGCAGGGCAGCCGCACGATGTACGCCCCCGCTCCGCCGGActcgtcgccgtcgtcgtcgtcggcgCCGCCCGAGGACAGGCGCTCGAGCATCTCCACCGGCTCGCCGTAGGTCCAGTCGACGTCGGGGCAGGAGATCTGCCGCGTCAGGAGATCCACGCGGTGCacccccgccgtcgccgccagcGCCCGGGCCAGCTCCACCACGTACTTCACCTGCCCATGTCATCAATCAAGAAAGAAAAAAGACAAGTCAGCGCAAGTCCACGAGACGTGCCAACGCTTGGACTAGACTTGACCGACCTGGCCGCCGGTGTCGGAGTCTCGCCCGAGCTCCATGTTCTCCCCACGCACGAGCCCATGGATGCTGAAGAATTCCAACAAAAAACATCGTATGATCAGTGTCAAGTTCATCTCAAGGGCCACTcggtgtgtgtgtgcgcgtgtcaCCTGATGAGGACGATGTAGAGGTTTCTGTTCTTGCTCTGCTCGTCCTCGTCGTCAGAGACGAGCCGCACCTCGGAGTTGATCCTCGCCAACCGGGTGCGCTGCTGCGGCTGCTGCTCGTCGGCGGACAGGTGCGCGGCGGTGCCGTCGGGCTTGGGGACGGTCTCCTTCTCGCCCTCCGAgagctcggcgaggtcctcggcGGCCTCCAAGCTGCCCAGCTCTTGCTCCAGCTTCCGCCGAGCCACCTCCTGCGAGTAATCTCTCTCCACCTACACATCCATCCACAAAAGTGAAGTTCATCAATGGGACAAGTTAGATTCGCTTCGGTAAAAAAAGATTCGCTTCCGTAGTATTTTGAACTACAACAGCGTCACTTATTTCCGGACGGAGACACTAATATCTGAACTTAAAATTCAGAGTTTGACGTCTTTTCTACGACTAATGCCTGTTTGGAACAAATCTGTTGGTCCGAAAGTGAGAAAGACGCACTGTCTCTGCATACTCTCTGAAATCATGGCAAAGAAAAAAAATCAGTACTTCAAAATGATATAAAAAATAGCATTTTTGAAGCACTGGTTTTGTTCTTTTTGTCACGACTTCCATGAATATtctttcatgataaatttttgcAAGCACGCAAAACATTTATCAAAGCTTTCTACGCAAATTCTGGATTTTTTTACTGTTCATTCAGGACTATTTGAGCTCGTGAGCAGATACTCTACGTCCCAACATGTGCAACTAGTTTCCTATCCTTGTAGCTGGTACAAATCGCTGGTATAAATCGAGACATCAAAGTAAGTGTGAATTGGGTGTGATTTTCTTTTTCTGTAAAAATGTGCTTGTAAAGACTTGTGGATGTTTAATATATGGAGTTAGGCCTTTGCTTAAAAAAGAGAGAGTAAGTGTACCTGTTTTctcaaaagaaaagaaaagtaAATGTGCATGCTGCAACTGGCAACAGGGTGTGCCTATGCGCAGTGGGCCCAGTTTGTTGGGAAGATAGGAAGTGTAATAATTTTCTGAAACAGATTGCAGACAATACGTGTGGTCGCGGAGACCAGTGCCGTTTTTGCAACAAAGTGTGAGCTACGTGAAGTTTGCTCTCATTTCTCAAACTAGGGGTAAAGCCAGAAAGCAGTACTCACTCCCTCCAATGGATGGAGCCATGGGCCAAAGGCAACCCCACAGTAAAAAACTCGAGACGAGACCAAAAGTGACCCAGCCCAACAAATTACCATAAACTCGCGGACAATTAAGGCAGACCTCCCGAGTGCCCTATGGGCCAGGCCAAGCGGGCCGCCGACATTGAACACGAGGTTTGTTTTTTTCCGTTTGAAGCAAAAGGGAAACCCGATGGCGAACGCAAGGAAAAGCAGGGCACGTGAAGGCCCATATGCACGCGTGCTCCGCCCACGGACGGCATCCATGGCCATCCATGGCGCACGGCGGCCGGAAACAGAGCAGCGTGTACCTGCTTCTTCTGCCTGGCGACGTTCCAGATCCTCCAGCACAGGTTCTCCAGCCGGTTGTTCCGCTCCTGGCTGTTCCGCATCGCCACCACCTGCAATCATCAGCCCATCTTGTTCGTCAGCCATCGTCCTCCACGGCGCCGGCGATCAAGCAAGCACGATCGGTTGATTAAGCTAGGCTGAGAGGGCGAGCGGCCATGGTCGGTTGATCTTTACTTACCTTTGTCCATGTCTTGTGGAGGGCCTGGTCGTCGAAGCTCCGGACGACCTCCTCCACGAAGTACCTGGTGGGGTTGTAGGCGGCGCTGGACTCCTCCGACGCGAGCGCCGGCGCCGGCTCCAGCGGCGGCAGCGACACCCCTTGCACCCGCAGCTTGGACCCGGCGTCGAGGATCGCCTCCAGGTACCCGTTGATCCACTCGTTCCCCACCGCCATCTCGATCGGCCTCCCTCGAGCTAGGCTAGCTACTCTGCCGCCCCTTCACTGAAAATCCGAGCCTGACAACGATCGGCTTATATACGTGTGCGGATGGGCGCTCGTGTGGCGCGCTTTCATGGCCTCGAGGTGTGGTGCAGGGGGAAAGATGGAAAGAGATGAAGCCGGGTGCTACTATATCCTCCAACGCACCAGCATATTTCCTTTCGGTGCTTTTCTTGAACTGTATTGGGGTATTTTTTTGGGTACTATTTTGTAGGAGTATTTtgctttgttttgtttttgtgtGATGATGGGTGTGAGATTCTACGGCGGTTATGCGTCGATCTATCTCGTTGGGGCGGATGGGAGGAGAGGAATAAAGCGAAAAGAAAAAGAGGAGATATATGCCTCTGCCTAGTGGCTGGCTAGGTATGATATGTGATATGGCCCGGCGAGTGGCGACCGCGACGGCGTTCGTGCAACGCTGCGTGCATGCCGTTGGCACACGTATCGACGATCGACGCAATATGCCTGAGCATATGCCTTTCTGTTCCGCTTTGCCGGTATCGTTCCTCCTAGTGCTTTTTTTTTTTCGGTTTTGTTATTCCATGTTTTGGTCGACAAGTTGTACCGGCCACCTGGACAGTGGTACGATCTTTTCACGAGTCGGCGTATCGTTTTGTTTGGTGGGAGAAGCTGCCGGTTCTGTGTGATGCGTGTCAGGAGGGCGATTAATTAATTATTACACCGTCTCGTTTGTGCTAAGCGGCAATATTATTGTTGGTTTGAAAGCGATGTGGTATGTACTGTGATGGCGCCACGGTAGATAGATTCCCAGGAGGGACTGTTGTGTGATGGGTGACACATGATCCAAGGCGCTGTCAACCGTAGGTTCGACACCTTGATTGTTGTTAATCATACAGAAGGAAACTTCTAGTCTATGGGAAAGATAAGCCCTGACAAGTGACAACACACGGAGTCCACTGGCTCCCAAAACTTATGCCAATCCAATCCATTGGAAGAGAGTTGTGCAATCCATGGACACAGAGTATTTGTGTCTTGCCAACTTCACTTCCCTGGCACCATACCCCTAGAGACATTCTAGGGTTCCCACCTAACCCCCGGCGGCGATCGCTAGGGTTCCCATCTATCCCACCAAAAATCCACAAAATCTCACGTGAGACCTCCCCCGTGGAGCGTTCCTTGCATGATCCACCAACGTTGCGAGAGAGACGGCGATTTTGCATGACGGAACCGGAGCAAACTCCGCCGCCGGCTGCCGCCGCGGGAGCCGAGGACGGAAGGGTTGAACATGAAGGGATCAGGGCTAACCTAGAGGACAGATTCTAGGGGCTGAATCTccatggagaagaagaggaggaattgGATCTGTCTGGAGAGATTGAGGGGCTGATCGAAGAGACAAGATGGGTTGCAGTCTTTAGGGTTCATACCCAGAAACCCTTTAGTCATGTATCCCTGTGTAAGTCTTTGAGGAACGCATGGACGGCGGCGCAGGGTGTGACCTTCAAGCCAATGGGCGAAAACATATTCCTGGCGCAACTGATGTGCCTTGGTGATTGGAACAGAGTGATCAATGGAGGCCCCTGGCTCTTTCGCAAGGCGGCAGTAGTCATTGTGGAGTATGATGGAATTGTGAATGTGAATGACTACAAACTGGATCTTATCCCCGCGTGGGTACGTATTGTTGGAATCCTAGATGGTCTATGAAAAACAAAGCAATTGCGGAGAAGATTGCGAGGAAGGTCGGTATCCCTCCAATAAAAGTTATTGTGAATGAAGGACGAATTAACCCAACCAAATATCTGCGAGCTAGGGTTTTTCTCCCCCTAGATGTTCCACTGGTGTCCATCTGACACTGAAAGAGAGCAAGAGGTATCCGGTGGAATATGAAAAACTCCCGGACTTCTGTGATTTCTATGGTATGATCGGACATTTAGTAACAGAATGTGGTGATGGAACCCATAGAGCAGAGGACTGTGAATGGGGCAACTGGTTAATGGTTAAGTTTGACGACTCGTCAGGAGGAACTGGGTATGGTCGAGGTGGTGGTCGTGGTTCAGGCCATGGAGGAGAGATGTGAACAAAGGGAGGGGATTTGAGGATGACAGAAACATGGCACCAAGAAGTGCAGGGAGGGGAAATGCTAGAGATCTAAACCCCCAAGAACCTGACAACATGGACATGGAAAGAGGGAATGATCCTCAAGGGAAAGATGTTGTGCCATTCGCTAGAAAGCATCTCATTAATCAGGATGGGACTGTTAATACAACAGTTAATTCCCCTATGGCACCGCCACTAGGGTTTGTCACCGATCAAGTCCTACTGATCGAACACACAGGTGGAGGACAGATTGATAAAACCCTCATGAGTACCCCTCAAAGGATACATGATAACAAAAGGCTGAAGGCCAATATGTCGGAGTCGACAGAAGAATCAGCGGCGTCCTCCTCCGGGGAGGGTCGCCGATCGCAATGAAACTTATAAGTTGGAACTGTCGGCGTTTGCTCGGAGCCCCGACAGTGAGATCGCTTCTGGACATCCAGAGGCGGAACAATCCAGATGCGTTTTTTCTGTCTGAAACACAATTGGATGAGATTAAGGCAGAAGAGGTAATGAGGAAACTGAGGATGGATCATAGGATTGTGGTCCCCTGTCTTGATGGTAGAAGCGAAGGTTTACTATTAGTCTGGAAGAAGGAGGTGAGGATCTACTCCCGGACTAATACGTTTAATTGCATTGATGTCTCCATTGAAGAAGTGGATGGTAGAGTATGGAAGCTTACGGGTTTGTATGGAGAACCAAGCTGGGATAATAAGAATAAAACATACCAGCTGATCCGAGACCTTCATGCCCACTCTAACTTACCGTGGGTCGTTATTGGTGACTTCAACAAAATATTACTATCGTCAGAAAAAGAAGGAGGAGTCCAGCGGCAATAGTCTAGGCTAAAAACTTTCCAAGATGCCCTGTCATACTACTCCTTGGAGGATATTGGATACCATGGCGACAAGTTTACCTTTTTCAGAGGAGGACTGCGAGAAAGGTTGGATCGAGCAGTATCAAACCCGGGATGGATGGATATGCATCCTTTATGTGGTCTTGTGAACCTGGATATGGGCGAGTCAGACCACAGACCTATTTGTCTGGATACTGAATACCTGGTGGGTGTCGCAGCTCAACGGCGTCGGCCAGGAAGAAAATTTGAGGCAAGATGGCTTGAATAGGAATTGGTGGAGGAAGTACTGAAAACGGCTTGGCAGAAGGCAGTCGTAAGATGGCTTTGTCCCTCGGCTAGTGAGAAGCTAGCAGCAGTGCAGAAAGATCTTCACCAGTGGGACAGAAAAGTTTTAAAGGGCCCTCGAGCAAGACTGAAAACAGCGCATCAGGAACTAGAAGCATTGATGTGAGGGCCATATGATGCTAATGCATGGGCGAAACATCAGGACCTGATGCTCAAAATTGAAAACCTCTTAGAGCAGGAGGAGATTTACTGGGCCCAAAGAGGGCATGCAAAGTGGACCCGCCGCGGTGACCGTAATACCAAAATTTTTTCATCAATTTTCTTCGGCACGTAGGCGTCATAACTTGATCAAGAGattgaataataataataatgcatGGGTTGAGGGGAATGAGAACCTCAAACCTATGATTTTTGATTATTTCCAGAACCTGTTTTTATCGGAGGCAGGGCTGATCGGTGAAGGCTTGCTGAACATAGTAAAACCTGTGGTGATGGGGCAAATGAATGATCTCCCAACTGCTCCTTACACGAGGGATGAGGTTAAAAAAGCTTCAAATAGGAGATATGAAAGCCCCAGGCCCTGATGGGCTTCATGCCATCTTCTTCAAACATTTTTGGCATATCGTTGGAGAGGAACTAACAGATGAAGTGTTACAAGCGATAAATAACAGGAAAATTCCTAATGGGTG encodes:
- the LOC125550787 gene encoding probable sucrose-phosphate synthase 5, whose product is MAVGNEWINGYLEAILDAGSKLRVQGVSLPPLEPAPALASEESSAAYNPTRYFVEEVVRSFDDQALHKTWTKVVAMRNSQERNNRLENLCWRIWNVARQKKQVERDYSQEVARRKLEQELGSLEAAEDLAELSEGEKETVPKPDGTAAHLSADEQQPQQRTRLARINSEVRLVSDDEDEQSKNRNLYIVLISIHGLVRGENMELGRDSDTGGQVKYVVELARALAATAGVHRVDLLTRQISCPDVDWTYGEPVEMLERLSSGGADDDDGDESGGAGAYIVRLPCGPRDQYIPKEELWPHIPEFVDRALSHVTNVARALGEQLQPPPSDAPATALAAPVWPYVIHGHYADAAEVAANLASALNVPMVMTGHSLGRNKLEQLLKLGRMHGPEIQGTYKIARRIEAEETGLDTAEMVVTSTKQEIEEQWGLYDGFDLMVERKLRVRQRRGVSSLGRYMPRMAVIPPGMDFSFVDTQDTADGDGADLQMLIDPVKANKALPPIWSEVLRFFTNPHKPMILALSRPDPKKNVTTLLKAYGESRKLRELANLTLILGNRDDIDDMAGGGGTVLTAVLKLIDRYDLYGQVAYPKHHKQTDVPHIYRLAAKTKGVFINPALVEPFGLTIIEAAAYGLPVVATKNGGPVDILKALHNGLLVDPHSAEAITGALLSLLADKGQWLESRRNGLRNIHRFSWPHHCRLYLSHVAAYCDHPSPHQRLRVPGVPAASPSMGGGDSLSDSLRGLSLQISVDASSDLNAGDSAALIMDALRRRPAADRREGSGRALGFAPGRRQSLLVVAVDCYGDDGKPDVEQLKKAIDAAMSAGDGAGGRQGYVLSTGMTIPEAAETLKACGADPAGFDALICSSGAEICYPWKELTADEEYSGHVAFRWPGDHVKTVVPRLGKAEDAQASDLAVDVSAGSLHCHAYAATDASKVKKVDSIRQALRMRGFRCNLVYTRACTRLNVIPLSASRPRALRYLSIQWGIDLAKVAVLVGETGDTDREKLLPGLHRTLILPGMVSRGSEQLVRGEDGYATQDVVAMDSPNIVTLAEGQAVSDLLKSM